A genomic window from Leptospiraceae bacterium includes:
- a CDS encoding RHS repeat-associated core domain-containing protein produces the protein MNSYRFICCIFFLVFANCLPQALTGKKAPPFWLLASYTNKQDNVISEDTPSVSEPNNNNPASPSSPSTPVNGNTGETKEDCTLYQITFEGCGQKPSGTSTNTNTTSPLPPTGNQTNPPTNTGGGGNSGPAPGTPAMGMYFFHPDHLGSVSMVTDASGNMVSGVDIDTGKSYITYKPYGEVNRTNSSGPDIFRYKYTGQEEDPETGLYYYKSRYYDPAIGRFIQPDTVINPESTFGMNLYMYVEGNPVMYTDPTGHWKLSHITKGKWARNISRPINRFIFGRHHNAKALTHGNAFIKSAGRGAQFALAVMNPGLSLLVQPMFTAGFYYSSGMFIQSAATNGLRGKKMPYITYHNGGYGMENMNLPHRASVWGPFAMLPNGITQATRLHEYGHLDQYRDWGDHKYFAAHAKRPFEDVMYPSKSNYWAENNADYRSMSANYNHVRNYYMYKSFIDYSNSKGKTIEPALLYLFFNYLYGEL, from the coding sequence ATGAATAGTTATCGTTTTATATGTTGTATCTTTTTCCTTGTATTCGCCAATTGCCTTCCGCAGGCATTGACGGGAAAGAAAGCTCCTCCCTTCTGGTTACTTGCATCTTATACCAATAAGCAGGATAATGTAATCTCAGAAGATACTCCTTCTGTCTCGGAACCGAATAACAATAACCCGGCAAGCCCATCAAGTCCATCGACTCCAGTGAATGGTAATACAGGAGAAACCAAAGAAGATTGCACCCTATACCAGATAACTTTTGAGGGCTGTGGACAGAAACCCTCCGGAACTTCCACAAATACAAACACAACTTCTCCTCTGCCTCCAACAGGGAATCAAACAAACCCGCCGACAAATACCGGTGGAGGAGGAAATAGTGGTCCAGCTCCCGGTACACCGGCAATGGGGATGTATTTTTTCCATCCCGACCATCTCGGTTCTGTGAGCATGGTAACAGATGCCAGTGGAAACATGGTGAGTGGTGTGGACATAGACACCGGGAAAAGCTATATCACCTACAAGCCCTACGGTGAAGTCAATCGCACAAACTCCAGCGGCCCGGATATCTTCCGTTACAAATACACAGGACAGGAAGAAGACCCGGAAACAGGACTCTACTACTATAAGTCTCGCTATTACGACCCCGCTATCGGTCGCTTCATCCAGCCGGACACAGTCATCAACCCCGAATCTACCTTCGGCATGAACCTCTACATGTATGTCGAAGGCAACCCGGTCATGTATACCGACCCGACGGGGCATTGGAAGCTAAGTCACATAACAAAAGGAAAATGGGCAAGAAATATATCACGACCCATAAACAGATTTATATTCGGAAGACATCATAATGCAAAAGCACTCACACATGGCAATGCTTTTATAAAGAGTGCAGGCAGGGGTGCTCAATTTGCACTAGCAGTTATGAATCCCGGCTTATCGCTATTGGTTCAACCAATGTTTACTGCGGGGTTTTATTACTCCTCTGGAATGTTTATTCAGTCTGCTGCCACAAACGGACTGCGAGGAAAAAAAATGCCTTATATAACCTATCACAACGGAGGATATGGTATGGAAAATATGAACTTACCACACAGAGCATCTGTTTGGGGACCATTTGCAATGCTCCCAAACGGAATTACTCAAGCAACAAGATTGCATGAATACGGTCATCTCGACCAGTACAGGGATTGGGGAGATCATAAGTATTTTGCTGCTCATGCAAAACGACCCTTTGAAGATGTAATGTATCCGAGTAAATCAAACTACTGGGCTGAAAATAATGCAGATTATAGAAGCATGTCTGCTAATTATAATCACGTAAGAAATTATTATATGTATAAATCTTTTATTGATTATAGTAATAGTAAAGGGAAAACTATCGAGCCGGCATTGTTATATTTATTTTTTAACTATTTATATGGAGAACTATAA
- a CDS encoding IS3 family transposase (programmed frameshift), translating into MKKKGKYSEEFKEQAVKRTLSGSFTIKEVAESLGINYHTLQTWRKDYLQNQESEIPMTDKQIKDREELKNLRKENMKLKEEVAIFKKVCSHSLKRPVDRYKFMETHNREFSIVRMAIVLDVSKSGYYNYLKVCKDELLKYCPEMIEHLKEIWKKSRKTYGLIRLLEAVKKKDESYGARRVRKMMKLLGIRGKQEKKFKISTTDSQHNERIARDLVKRNFSPEKKDKIWVSDVTYIKQKESWLYLCVIIDLYSRKVVGWSLSEKNDSELITTTLDKAIRSRRPGRGLIFHTDRGSNYCSRKTRIKLIENKIIRSNSRKGNCWDNAVAESYFSTLKREMEVNVFYDLEDAKKEFFDYIEIFYNRQRTHSFLGYKTPTEYEEMAA; encoded by the exons ATGAAAAAGAAAGGAAAATACTCTGAAGAGTTCAAGGAACAGGCGGTAAAAAGGACATTGAGTGGTTCATTTACAATAAAAGAAGTAGCGGAATCACTGGGTATAAATTATCATACTTTACAGACCTGGAGAAAAGACTATCTTCAAAATCAGGAAAGTGAGATACCGATGACGGATAAGCAGATAAAAGATCGAGAAGAATTGAAGAACCTTCGCAAGGAAAATATGAAGTTAAAGGAAGAGGTTGCGATTT TTAAAAAAGTTTGCAGCCATTCTCTCAAAAGACCAGTAGACAGATACAAATTTATGGAGACTCACAATAGAGAGTTTTCCATTGTGAGAATGGCAATAGTATTAGATGTATCTAAATCAGGATATTACAATTATCTTAAAGTGTGTAAAGACGAGCTATTGAAATATTGTCCAGAAATGATAGAGCATTTAAAGGAAATATGGAAGAAAAGCAGAAAGACATATGGGCTTATTCGTTTGTTAGAAGCAGTAAAGAAAAAAGATGAATCTTATGGTGCTCGTAGAGTGCGTAAAATGATGAAATTATTGGGGATAAGGGGCAAACAGGAGAAAAAGTTCAAGATTTCAACAACTGATTCACAACACAACGAACGTATAGCAAGAGACCTTGTTAAAAGGAATTTTTCCCCAGAGAAGAAGGATAAAATCTGGGTATCAGATGTAACTTATATAAAGCAAAAGGAAAGTTGGTTATATCTCTGTGTGATCATAGATTTGTATTCGAGAAAGGTAGTGGGTTGGAGTCTATCAGAGAAGAATGATTCGGAACTGATAACAACAACTCTTGATAAGGCAATACGGTCTCGTCGACCAGGACGTGGGCTTATTTTCCATACGGATCGTGGATCTAATTATTGCTCGCGAAAGACAAGAATCAAGTTAATTGAAAATAAAATAATAAGAAGTAATAGTAGAAAAGGAAACTGCTGGGATAATGCAGTGGCTGAATCATACTTCAGTACCTTAAAAAGAGAAATGGAAGTAAATGTGTTTTACGATCTGGAAGATGCAAAAAAAGAGTTTTTTGATTATATTGAAATATTTTATAATCGACAAAGAACGCATTCTTTTTTAGGATATAAAACTCCCACAGAATATGAGGAAATGGCTGCGTAG
- a CDS encoding RHS repeat-associated core domain-containing protein, whose product MNRIHIICLVFCVGFINCLPQALTGKKAPPFWLLASYTNKQDNVISEDTPSVSEPNNNNPASPSSPSTPVNGNTGETKEDCTLYQITFEGCGQKPSGTSTNTNTTSPLPPTGNQTNPPTNTGGGGNSGSAPGTPAMGMYFFHPDHLGSVSMVTDASGNMVSGVDIDTGKSYITYKPYGEVNRTNSSGPDIFRYKYTGQEEDPETGLYYYKSRYYDPAIGRFIQPDTVMQPESTFGMNLYMYVEGNPVMYTDPDGHWKLSIKTLGNLNRFLIPIGLGTKAIFGYRKAERNRKRFEQMEAYTGLYLLSNSNITAQKFLAMYFLGKYMGQGPKGVLFGHNYTGDGNRDNFAKFNIRNNAKRIKNIIPFYFGIKLLNQSIFKDDPITDEQFLGFISITKLLAPRAKSFSDSLAIGHDREVPAKMFSGSSCQHFRADMNYAVGFLNGVSTGKAFQQPIDSLVGLGGSFLLGGIDAPISTLRSAFGGCR is encoded by the coding sequence ATGAATAGAATACACATTATCTGCTTAGTTTTTTGCGTTGGTTTTATAAACTGCTTGCCGCAGGCTTTGACAGGAAAGAAAGCTCCTCCCTTCTGGTTACTTGCATCTTATACCAATAAGCAGGATAATGTAATCTCAGAAGATACTCCTTCTGTCTCGGAACCGAATAACAATAACCCGGCAAGCCCATCAAGTCCATCGACTCCAGTGAATGGTAATACAGGAGAAACCAAAGAAGATTGCACCCTATACCAGATAACTTTTGAGGGCTGTGGACAGAAACCCTCCGGAACTTCCACAAATACAAACACAACTTCTCCTCTGCCTCCAACAGGGAATCAAACAAACCCGCCGACAAATACCGGTGGAGGAGGAAATAGTGGTTCAGCTCCCGGCACACCGGCAATGGGGATGTATTTTTTCCACCCCGACCACCTTGGTTCTGTGAGCATGGTAACAGATGCCAGTGGGAACATGGTGAGCGGTGTGGACATAGACACCGGGAAAAGCTATATCACCTACAAGCCCTACGGTGAAGTCAATCGCACAAACTCCAGCGGCCCGGACATTTTCCGCTACAAATACACGGGACAGGAAGAAGACCCGGAAACAGGACTCTACTATTATAAGTCCCGTTACTACGACCCCGCCATCGGTCGCTTCATCCAACCGGATACCGTAATGCAACCCGAATCAACCTTTGGCATGAACCTCTACATGTATGTAGAAGGAAACCCGGTTATGTATACGGATCCGGATGGGCATTGGAAGTTGTCTATTAAAACATTAGGTAATTTGAATAGATTTTTGATTCCAATTGGCTTAGGAACAAAAGCGATTTTTGGTTATAGAAAAGCAGAGAGGAATAGAAAACGCTTTGAGCAAATGGAAGCATATACCGGTCTTTACCTCCTATCTAATTCGAATATAACGGCTCAGAAGTTCTTAGCCATGTATTTTCTTGGGAAATACATGGGTCAAGGTCCAAAAGGGGTATTATTTGGTCACAATTATACTGGTGATGGAAACAGAGATAACTTTGCAAAATTTAATATAAGGAATAACGCAAAAAGAATTAAGAACATTATACCATTTTATTTTGGAATTAAATTATTAAATCAATCCATCTTCAAAGATGATCCTATAACAGATGAACAATTTTTAGGTTTTATTTCTATTACTAAATTGTTGGCTCCAAGAGCAAAGTCATTTTCAGATAGTTTGGCTATCGGGCATGATAGAGAAGTACCTGCAAAAATGTTTTCCGGAAGTTCGTGTCAACATTTTCGAGCAGACATGAACTATGCCGTTGGATTTTTAAATGGGGTTTCTACCGGAAAGGCGTTTCAGCAACCTATCGATAGCCTGGTAGGTTTGGGAGGTAGCTTTCTTTTAGGGGGAATCGACGCGCCCATATCAACATTAAGAAGTGCATTTGGAGGTTGTAGATGA